The Podarcis muralis chromosome 8, rPodMur119.hap1.1, whole genome shotgun sequence genomic sequence ccatcgccagccccgcaaactcgggggacagcgggagaggcgcagcgcgcccttgccgctgccccccgacttggctggaaggctggcggggggagaagcctgctcctccccatcgccagccccgcaaactcgggggacagcgggagaggcgcagcgcgccatcccgctgtctcccgacatggtttggaggctggcagagggcttcctcctcccccagccccgcaagctcccagagcgatgccaaagctgcgcgcagcttcggcatggctctgggtcccgttctgagggagggggaagctcgggcttcccccgccccagccccacgcctggcagtgggggaataaatttttccccctttattccccccccccccgccaggcttcggaggaggtccgaggacagtggggaagacgcgctacgcttccccgctgtcccggagatttccctatgggctttcatcttgcgaagcaagcccatagggaaattcgttttgcgaagcgcctccaaaacggaaaaccctttcgtctagcgggttttccgtcttgcgaggcgttcgtcttgtggggtaccactgtaagtcatTGGATTcgccatacagtcatacctcatgttacgtttgcttcaggttgcgtgttttcaggttgcgtcccgcggcgacccggaagtactggaaatagttacttccgggtttcaccgctcgcacatgcgcagacgtgcaaaatgacgccacacgcatgcgcagaagaggcgaatcgcaacctgcgcatgcacagacgcaggttgcattcttttcaggttgcgaacgggccaccagaacggatcccgttcgcaaccagaggtaccactgtattcgtagCAAGTGCAGCGTGTATAGCTAACTAACTTTTTCACTCACAAAAGATCTTCTTGCAGTGCCTCACTTTTGCATACTGTGTTGTTCACTTAGCTCATTCTGAAATGCGCTTTCTTCAGACTAATCTCCCGTTGTTTTTTGTGCAGTGAGTGATGGCTTGGAGCTGAGACCGAAATACAATGGTATCCTGCACTGCCTGACAACCGTCTGGAAGCATGAAGGTTTACGTGGCTTGTATCAAGGGGTCACGCCAAACATGTGGGGAGCAGGTGCCTCTTGGGGCCTCTACTTTTTCTTGTGAGTTTAAACTACTTTCCATTGTTCTGGTCAATATTTGAAAGACTAATACTGAATATTTTAAAGGCTAATCTTGAAGGACCTTTGTACCAGAGGCTGCACTTCACTTGAGAGTTTTTGAGCTAGACTGGGAGAGCAAGCAATGTAAATTTAGCTGGGACAAGGAATACCAGTGTGGCATTTTAATTTAACCCTAATTGAATGAAATGAAGTAGTGCACACTATGTCATAAGTATCTTATCCCTACAGTTAATAGTGAGGGAAGCGGGGCATCTGCTGTTAAGTTCGCTGGGCCTAGGGTCAAGTCTGAAGATTGCACTGAGCTAATCTTCTAATTATCAACAGCTTTTACTTGTGTGACTTCTGTTGCTCACTTCTGTTGCTCTGGATTACTGTTCGCCAGCCACAGCCAAATCTTATTACAATCACACCTAGAGGCCATGAGGTTattgtctggtgtgtgtgtgtgtgtgtgtgtgcgctattGTTTATAGTATAGAAGTTTGGTATAATAAAGGCTACATTAATATTTGAAACTTTGGAATATTGCTTCTTTATCAGCATGTTTGCAGGTTTTTACAGGTCCAGTAGCAAAATGAGCAATCTCTTAGTCACCATTGAATTCTAGTATTAACTGAATATGAGCTGTTAGCAAAGAGGGGGAAGCAGTGTAATTACTTACAGATATAGCTTTTTCTTTCACAACCTTTGTAAACCTTTTACAGTATTTACATcaacatacaaatacatacaaacaagcatacaaatacatacatacaaatacaaaatGTTTTATATTTCAATTATAGTTGTaaagctcattttttaaaaaaccctcgaAGTAATAATTATTTATGTATAGAATACTATGATTGGATTCCAAATAACCAAACTTCTAGTTTCATATATCCATGGGACTTTGGACTCTAGCCCTCTtggaaagttttaaaagcagtttctgaTATGGCATACATAACACCTGCTGttcaaagaagaatggggaaGAGGCTTCTACTTACTGATGTGTGCCCATGGGCTTGCAAAGTACATGCTTCTAGCCTACACATTTTATATACATTGTTGATAAGCATGTGTCATTTTTGTTAGTTCAAATGTTTATGGGTTTCTTTGTGTGTTGATATGCAGAATGTATTTCACATATTGGTAAAACAACTAATCAGCTTTAACCTTATCCcaacatttcactctgcagctATAATGCCATTAAAGCCTACAAGACAGAGGATAAGCTGGAAAGTCTTGGACCAACTGAACACTTAGTGTCAGCTGCTGAGGCAGGTGAGGAAAATAAAAGTGGGATTAGCGAATACTTTCAGCTTTTCCAGAtactgtattttgttgttgttgttgatcaaTATCTAGGGAAGAGGTTGGCAACTTCTTTAAAGCTGTGGGCACATTGGCAAAATATTGGGCAGCATGTACTGCAACCATGCACACATGAGTGCATGGGAACTGtcttcacaaacacacactctctgCCTCCTGTTAGACaggctttaaaaagtgtttttgcttttttaaaagcctaatggagtatgtgtgtgtatggggggggggcatacagcTGGGGAGGCAAGAGTTAACCTGCAGTCTCCAGGAAGGTAACTCCACAACACCTAGGGTGATTCCAGAGCACTTGGGATGCAGCTGGAAAGGGAAGAGTTGACCCTTATTCCACCCCATCCAAATTGTTCCTCCTATGTTATAATTAGGTTTGCAAGCAGTCTTCTGTTTTAGCCAACTGtaaacccacccacacccaaaagcTCTTAGTGCTGGAGttgggcttttaaaaattattccatGGCTACAGTAGCAGACTTCTTTCAACCCTAATTTCAGCAAGGGAATCTTACAGGCACCAAGCAAGATGTCTACAGGCTCATGTGTTTCAGTGGGTGCTGTGTTGGTAACCCATGATATAGGGAGTCAAATGAAAGCATTTGGTAGAGTGCACACTGTGCAAATACCGTGTACTATTGGTCCATTTCTTTAGCAGCATATACTTTTTATCTGCTGCTCTTGGTAAGTGCAGAACAACTGCTAAATCAACCTGGAATGTTAAATGCCAGCGTAAAACTTCATTGGCATTAGAAATTGCCAGGTGTGTGTAGTGCCCATGTGTTGAGGGGATGTTGTTGAAATGCTGTTTTTGCACAATGCTAAAGTGTTGACATTAAAATAATTGTCGGCTCTCCATCTGATCATAGGAGCAATGACTCTGTGCATTACAAACCCAATCTGGGTAACGAAGACTCGTCTTGTGTTGCAGTACGAAGCTGGTGTTGACCCATCAAAGAGGCAGTACAAAGGGATGCTTGATGCCCTTATCAAAATATACAAGTATGAAGGTGTACGTGGCCTATATAAGGTAAGATAAGTCAAAGCCAGGACTTCTGGTATTTGATATGGGTATGACAGTATTTTACCACTGTGCCCAAAATCAGTGAATGGTTATTACATGAGTTTCACTGCAATAAGTTTGCCAGTGggctttattatcatcatcattatcctccctctgcatctttagCATTTTCAGTTCTCTTGTCACAGAGCCATACTTGAGATAGTGGAAAATGTTGTGAGGAGTTCAGTCTAAACCGAGTCAGGATTAGCATTTGGGCCAGTATGCCTGAGTTAATGGATAATTCTGTTCTGTAGTGACAGAACCAGTAGGTAGAAATGGATAGGTAGCAGGAAAAGGCATACTTGTGAGTAGACTGAATGGAAAGTAGATTTTGTCAGTTCATGATGCTGCGAAACGAGGGGCTTCTGATCTGCGAGAACCGGGAGCCCTACCGTCTTGCTAGATCAGTGGACTGTCTTTAGAGGATGAGGTGCTTTCTGACCACAGACGACTGGTCCACAGACATCACCTAACTGGAACTacatagtaaaaaacaaaactccaagagACCCAGGAATGAGGCCCCTCCATGGGGCTTTGGATCCAgttagcaacccccccccccctcctcaaaaTGCCCCCTTTCTGCACTTTCTGAACTGAACAGGTGGGAGCAGCAGCCTATTACCTGCCTGGGCCTTCTCCCTCTGCGGGTGGAAATCGTTGTTCTTTCTTAGATCTCCTAGCCATTGACCTGGAAGGATTTTTGAGAAGTTAAAAGTTGAATTACAATAAAGTATTTatagtgtgtgtaaaaaaaaaaaggctatgtAAATATGTATAAGATACTCAAGGCACACAATAACTATCACAATAACAATAGACAGGTTAAGCGATCACAGGCTTTGAGATAGTAGTCCTTAATTTCctacatttattattttataaaaaaattacatggcttgattgtaaaaaaaataatcctcagagaggtttacaaaaagataaggcAATAAAATTAAGAATAATTTACAACCAtacttaaaaacatacaaaagttaaaaaaaatcaaaacactaACATTACCTCAACTttttaagcatctgggtaggtttatctaaagaagaatgtttttagcaggcactgaaaagagtccAGTGAAGGCTCCTGCTTGTTACCAATAGCCAGGAAATTCCAAAGTAGgtgttgccacactaaaatactgaGTTCTTACAATGactattatgtggcacctgtagtagtgccaattccgTTGATCAAAGTGTTTGAGTGGCACATGTAGGGTGAAGCCATCTTGTAGATAAACTGGGTCCAAGTTATTAAGGGCTTTGGattactaatagtaacaccttgagcctggcctggtagcaaatcagcagccagtgcaggtctctgagcacaagtgttatatgctgacaaggcctcactcctgtcagcaatcatgctgtagcattctgcactaacggCAGCTTCCAGCTCAAGCTGGAGGGAAGCCGCACATAAAGCGCATTGCAGTgatccagtcttgaagtaaccaatGCATGAACTACTGTCGGAAGGCTTTTCTGGTCTAGAAATTGCTGCAGCTGTCACACCAGTAGCAGTTGATAAAAGATACTTCTAGTCACAAAGGCTACCTGAGCCTGCAGGGacagagctggatccagaagTATCCCCAAactgtgaacctgctccttcagggggagtCCAACCCCATCCAGGGTAGACAACTAACTAATTTCTGAGGCACAGgaactactcacccacagtgcctccatcttgccaggattaAAGCTcagctgttttattttttctttctttctttcgaaaACTGGTTCCCATATATTTTCTTCTCTTACAtgcatatttttctgtgtttggCCATTTCAGCCAGTATCCACATTCTGGCATTATAAACTTATAACTGTAAAGTTATATTGCATTGTTTATATACATTTTGTGTCATAGGTTGCTCAGCTTTTCACATGAAACTGCATTCTAAATTGTCTGAAAAActctgttcagggctttgtaccTGGTCTGTTCGGAACATCACATGGAGCACTTCAATTCATGGCATATGAAGAATTGAAATCAAAATACAATAGACATCGAAACAGGCGATCGGATTTGAAATTGGTAAGACATCCTATGAAATGGAAGTATCTAGTTAGAATTTAAACTTAGTACTATTAACACTTGTATACTTTAATGATAGAAATAAGCAGCGTAAAATGtgaaattttgttttttgttcttttagtGAATTTGTTAGGAGCTAATGTTGATACCATTTTCTTTTTAGAGCACTTTAGAATATATCACAATGGCAGCACTGTCGAAAATTTTTGCAGTTTCAACTACATATCCCTATCAGGTTGTGAGAGCACGTCTCCAGGATCAGCACAACAGATACTCTGGATTGGTCGATGTCATCCGTAGGACATGGAGGTAGGCCTGGAGATATAAAGCTGGTGTGAAAGGGCTTCCTTTGTTATCACTGATGTACTTGGCATTCTTAAAGACATAAAGCTTTCAACTTTTCCTCTCTCTGTTATATCAGCTGGGTGACTTTATAATTATTTGAGAGAAGTTCAAAACAAGCATGAATGGGTTTGTGAGAGAAGTAGAGAAACTAAAGAAGCACTCCTAAACACATTTGTCTGggattaagccccactgagttcattgAGTAAACCTGATTATAATTaaataagaacaataaaatcagaataatGTAATTTAAAGTTAATAGGCTGAATGATTTTACCCTATAAAATATGTATGGAAGTTGCAAGTAAattctttctgcttctccctAGGAAAGAAGGAGTTCATGGATTTTACAAAGGAATTATACCTAATGTTCTCAGAGTCACTCCTGCATGCTGCATTACCTTTGTAATATATGAGAAAGTATCCCAGTTGTTGCTTAACCTGAAGAATGGTGACTAAATATTGGAGATTGCTTCAGGAAAGGACATCATCACCTTTTGGCTCTGCAGCAAAT encodes the following:
- the SLC25A32 gene encoding solute carrier family 25 member 32, translating into MNPAAAVPGAQSRACTVAGSASTTTTSSAPPARSLFRHVHFENLVAGLSGGVISTLVLHPLDLVKIRFAVSDGLELRPKYNGILHCLTTVWKHEGLRGLYQGVTPNMWGAGASWGLYFFFYNAIKAYKTEDKLESLGPTEHLVSAAEAGAMTLCITNPIWVTKTRLVLQYEAGVDPSKRQYKGMLDALIKIYKYEGVRGLYKGFVPGLFGTSHGALQFMAYEELKSKYNRHRNRRSDLKLSTLEYITMAALSKIFAVSTTYPYQVVRARLQDQHNRYSGLVDVIRRTWRKEGVHGFYKGIIPNVLRVTPACCITFVIYEKVSQLLLNLKNGD